A region of the Saccharicrinis carchari genome:
ACACAAGAACAAATAAAAGATATTGTTGCTTATGCCGCCGAAAGACATATAACGGTGGTTCCTGAATTTGAAATGCCCGGACATGCCAGCTCGGCCATTGCAGCATACAGCTGGTTAGGAACTGCCGGAAAAAAGATTGACGTACCCGTTACTTTTGGCCGTCATTACGATAATTATGATGTTACCAAACCAGAAGTTATTGAATTTATAAAAGATGTGTTGACAGAGCTATTTGCCTTATTTCCTTCTGAAGTAATTCATATTGGTGGCGATGAAGTGGGCTACAAAGTTTGGGAAGAATCAAAACATGTACAAAAATACATGAAAGAAAATGGAATCAATACACCGGCAGATTTACAGATTGCCTTTACCAATAAAATTTCAAAATTCATCGAAAGTAAGGGAAGAAGAATGATGGGTTGGAATGAAATTATGGGTAAGAATATTCATAAAGATTTTGCAGAAAAAAAACAAGATAAAGAAGCCGAAACAGAATTGGCCAAGAATGTAGTGGTGCATTTCTGGAAAGGCGACATTGAACTGATTACCGAAGCTGCCCAAAAAGGCTACAGCATTGTTAATTCCTTGCACTCAAACACATATTTAGATTATAGCTACAAAAACATTGACTTGAAAAAAGCATACGGATTTAATCCGATCCCTGATAATTTGGATGAAAAATACCATAAAAACATCTTTGGTTTAGGCTGTCAGATGTGGAGTGAGTGGACTCCCACAAACAAGGATGTTGAATACCAGACCTTCCCCCGGATAGCGGCTTACGCTGAAACAGGCTGGACAAGCAAAGACAATAAAGATTATAACAGGTTCCGGAAATCGATGGATAATATCACCCGCATTTGGGATAAGCTAAACATTAATTACGGCCCATTGGATATAAAGGAATAGGACAGATTGCCCTTGGAGAAATCAGTTTGGAACATTAGTGCAATGTGCCCGATTAGAGCCGATGCCTTATGTCCTATAAAAGTAATACTGCCGGTAGGGCCGGTCAAAAGGCGGGCCCTATAGGTAAGTGAACCAACTGATACTGTAACCCTTTATACTTTAATAGATAAGAACACACAATTAACATTGGTAAAAGCTTAATTTACAAAGATTAATGGAAAATCACCTAACCTACCTAACCCCAATCAAATGTGCCCGGTTACTTGTTACCCCTTCCGGTAATCTCTAAAAGCCCTTCCCTGAAGTTTCGGCCTACGGGTATTTTAACATTGCCCATCCGCAACTGGTGGGCCTCAATAACATTGATGTGCCGTATGGCCACAACATACGATTTGTGTACCCTTATAAAGTCCTTCGGATCCAGTATTTCGAATATGTCCTTCATGTTTTGTCGCGACAGAATTTTTTTATCCACGGTATGGAATAAAAGATAGTTCCCATCCTTTTCCAGGTATAATATGTCCTCAACGTTTATCTTGTATAGCTGTGGGCCGCTTTTAATATAAATGGTTTTATTGTTTTGGGCCTCGGTGGGGGTTTTCTTTTTCAGTTCATTTTCGGCATCAATTATTTTTTGAGCTTTGATAACGGCTTTTAAAAAACGTTGAAAGTCTATCGGCTTGAGCAAATAATCAACCGCATCGTAATCATAACTGTTTAACGCAAACTGGGGATAGGCCGTGGTAAATATAATCTTAGGTTTTGCGTTTAAAATGTCCAAAAATTCCAGCCCGCTTAACTTAGGCATATTAATGTCTAAAAGAATAAGGTTAACGGGGCTGTGCTGAATAAATTCGATGGCTTTCACCGGATCCCTAAAAGTCGCCTCCACCTCAATAATTTCCATATCGTCGCAATAGCGTTTTAAAACCTCAATTGCCTTTGGCTCATCGTCAATAATTACTGTTTTAATTTTAGCCATTTGTAGTAATTCTTAATTCAGCGGTAAAGTAACCATCTGTTTCATATATTTTCAGATGGTGTTTGCCGGGATAAATCAAATGTAGCCTCCGTGTAACGTTTTCAAGCCCTATACCGGCATTTTTATCCGAAATGCTATGCTGCTTAAAGGCCTTGTTCCTAATTTTAAAATAAATGCCATCGTGCAAAACTTTCAGCGTAATGTGTATCACGGAGCTTTCGTTTAAGCTGAATCCATGTTTAAAGGCATTCTCGACAAAGGGCAATAGAATCATCGGGGCAATACTGCATGCTCCAAACTCCCCTTTCTTTTCAAAATTAACCATCAACTCATCTTCTTCATCCAACCGTAATTGCTGAATCGCGATAAAGCTCTCGATATAATCCACCTCATTTTGCAGTAGCACAAATTCTGCATTGCTTTCGTACAGCATATACCGCATCAAATTCGACAACTCCTGAATACCCGCTGACAATTCGCTAATTTGATGCTTTTGGGCAATGGAGTACAAATTATTTAAGGTGTTGAACAAGAAATGGGGATTGATTTGAGATTTTAAAAAGCTCAATTCGGAACTGATATTTTCCTTGGCTATCTCATTTTTAAGCTTTTCGCTTTTGTACCACTCAATGGTAAAAGCATAGGCAAATGACAGCGCGATGTAAAAAACAAACAGCCCCATGTGCACCCCCATCGAAGGAAAATATAAGGTCCCATTTTTAATTTGTGGGTAATTCAAATATTTATTGAGCAGGATGTCGGATAAAACAAGCAGAAGAGTAAGTCCCCATATTTTAATGATATAGGGCACCAGCTTTTTATTAATGAAGTAAGTTTTTAAAAACACAAAAATATTGGAATAAAAAACAACTGCACTCAATACTACAGTGACTATGGTGGCTCTGATAAAATTATGCTTATACGTAACAACCACCTCCTCTGCCCCATCGGCCCTCTCGGCATAAACCTCTACGCTAGCTACTCCAAACACTTTGGAGATAACATATAACCCCAGTATCCAGAATAAAATATGACCCGATATGATTAAAACTTTCTTGTACATACCTCTAAATTAGGGACTTTCCTTTGGTATCTTGTCATTTTTTGATAGAATATCAGAGGAAAGAATATTCTCAAATGTAATTATTCAAAGTCAATATTATTGTTTGTTGGTACGAACAACCGAAATATGACATTAAACGTAAAGCCTCGGGTATTCGATTCCGGATTTCATTTTTCTGCATTCTAAATACATATTGGTCTCATACGTTTCATTTCTTTTTAATCAATATACTTTATCGTTAACATTGCTTACGCAGGAGGATGATTGCTTGGAGCGTTCTCCCGAATCGAGTTCAGGACAGCTCCGCCTGCGACAGGCAGCCACACGACCATTGAATTGACCAAAAGGAAATCATAAGCACCTTTAATGTTAGAGATTGGAAAAAAAAAAAAATAATCACATGACACGAGCCCCCGAATGGTCGGGGCGGGCTCCCGATGAAAGATCGGGACAGGTTATGAGAGTATCCTCTCACATTACTTGTCTCGCACAAGCGGAAGGGAAAACATTATTGGCGAGTTCCATCGAATACCAATAAGAACAAATATTTATAATGAGATGAAAAAAGTAAAAATAATTGGGTGTGCACTTTTGATAGCTGTTACCTTACACGCACAACAAGCGATGGAGAACATTGGAAAAAAAGTAGATGACTATTTATCCGGGGCAGAGCTTTATGGTTTTTCGGGTGCTATAATAGTTGCAAAAGACGGTCAAATCCTGCTAAATAAGGGTTATGGATATGCCCACAGGACAACAAAAACAGTGAACACCCCGAGTTCTGTTTTTTCAACCGGTTCTGTAACAAAACAGTTTACGGCCGCCGCTGTCATGAAACTCGAAATGATGGGCAAACTGAACACTGAAGATAAGTTACCCAAGTATTTCGACAACGTACCCGATGACAAAAAAAACATCACCATCCATCATCTGCTCACCCACACTGCTGGGCTGCCACCGGCTGTCGGTAACGATTTCGACCCTATTACCAAAGGTGAATTTATTGAAAAAGTTATGGCCGCAGAAACCAGGTTCCCGCCGGGCGATGACTTCGCATATTCTAATGTAGGCTACAGCCTATTGGCCCTCATCATCGAGAAGCAAAGCAAACTGCGATACGAAGCGTTTTTACGGAAATATCTTTTTGGCCCTGCCGGGATGCAACATACGGGGTACGGCTTGCCCAATTGGGACGACACCGCATTCGCCCATATTTACAATGGTGATAATGACAATGGCTCAACACGTAGATTCACCAAGCCTACCTGGCATTTGATGGGCAATGGCGGTATTTTGTCAACAACCGGGGATATGTATAAATGGGTTGAAGCCTTAAAAAACAATACGGTGTTAAACGAGGAAGCTACGAGGAAAATGTTCGTGCCGTTTAAAAATAATTACGCCTACGGTTGGGACGCTATCGACGGCGGTAACCTGAGGCAACACGACGGCGGCAGCACATTGGGCAACAGCGCCGAGCTAAGGTGGTTTGTAGAGGAAGACTTGCTTACAATGCTTTTTACCAATGCCACCATCAACGGTAATTTAGGCTTTTCGGTTGTCAGGGACGACATTGAAGCCTTGACTTTTGGCATCGAAATTCCTTTACCACCCAAAATACATCCGGTGGCAAGGGATCTTGAACCTTACATCGGGACCTATCAGTTTCCATCCGGCCAAACGTTTAGCATATCGGGCGACGCGCACAGTATATATTTGGAGGTTGACAACCAGGAGCTGTACGACCTGCTGCTCGACCCGGATAACTACAAGCCAGGAGGGGTAAATATAGTGCCAAACAAAAAAATTGAAAAAGCTTTTGAAAGAGCTTTAAGTGATGGCGATTTCCAGGGCTTTGAATTCATAGGGGCCTCGGCAACATTGCAAAAAGAGATTAGCACAGAAATAGAAATGGAAGGGATGACCAAGCCCAACTACAAATTGATAAAAACCGTACCTTCGCAACATGGCGACAATAGGTATATAACCCAGGTAGCGTTGAGCGATGATAAAAACTTTGAGGGCGAAAGTATGATTCTAAGCATTGTTACGGAAAATTTTAAATTTGCAGGCTTGGGGATTGACTTTGGTTCTGTAAGCCCTTTAAAACTGCAATTATATCCCATTGCGGAAAATAAATTTCAAGCATATAGTTTACAATCTAAAATGGGAGCCCGCATAGAAATAGTGGGCAAATCTGACAATAATTATGACTTTACCGTTGGAAACACCACGGTTTCGTACATCAAAAAAAAAAGGGATAAAATAAACTCTTCCTCAGTTACCCCGCCAACGGAAATCATCCACTCCGAATTTCAAAAATAAAAACCGACCTAAATCGAGATATGATTAGAGAATATATCCTTGATTAGAGCTGTTAGGCATGAAAGTAGCCGTTATCGATAATGGTTGGAGTGAACTAAAATTTGTTTACCGGACGAAGGACAGAAAATAAAATGTGGGTTGTACCGGATTGGAACCAGTAACCCCTACCCTTTTGAGATAATACTCGCAGTCTGTCGGCCGGCAAATGTGAACCAACTGAGTTGTCAACCCTTTTCATTCGGTTTACAAAAACAGTAAATTATCACATAACAAACGATATTTTTTAACCTTCACACCAATACAAGTGAACGCTGAATATATGCCCACTTATTTGGCATGACAAATACATATTCTTTTAAATATTCCTTTATAGGTAAGAAACAAAGTCAGGTAGTTTATCCTACCTAACTAGCAGCCTATTTCGACACTCTATTATTTTGAAGCGTTAAAATAAACTCTATATTTACACCGTAACAAAAAAACAAAGCTTAAACAATAATAACTATGTCTGATTTAACATTTAAAATTGAAGGAGCGGCCCAAAGCCCGACAAAATTTATCGCCAATGCAAGGCAATTCAAACTTACACTTGACGAACCACCCGAACTTGGAGGTGAGGATGCAGGCGCCAATCCTGTTGAATACCTTTTGGCCGGTTATGCCGGATGCCTAAACGTGGTAGCTCATCTTACGGCTCGCGAATTGGGTATAAAACTCGAAAAGCTAAAAATTGAGATACAGGGCAATCTGAACCCAGCCCGTTTCTTAGGAGAATCCAATGAAGAAAGAACCGGTTTTAAAAATATCGATGTGCAGTTTTCGCCTGTCACCGATGCGGCACCGGAATTAATAGAAGAATGGATTTCGGCAATCAAAAACCGTTGTCCGGTAAACGATAACCTGGCAAACCCAACTCCTTTATCTTTTAATATTGTACAGGAAGGGGTGCTTGTGTAAGATACTAGATCCCGGCATTTATTTTACTTGGCTAAGCCCATTGATAATTTAATAGTGGCAATTGAATGAATGGCTGGCAGGAAAAAAGCTTGGCTAAAAAAAATGCCGGGGCTATTTGAAGTAAAAGCAACCAAAAAAATTATTAAATCAAAAAAAGTGGGTTGTACTGGATTCGAACCAGTGACCCCTACCCTGTCAAGGTAATGCTCTAAACCAACTGAGCTAACAACCCTTTTTTTTGACCCGAAAAAGTATAATAATCAAGCAAGTAGAATAAAACTTAGCATCATGTATTTCCAGGAATTAGTATTTTATGATAATGTATTCAAGTATTTCATCAATTCAGCTAAATGGGCAATCACTTCAACGACCATACTTTAATCACAATTAACAAAACCCTTACCCCGCATATCATGAGCCGTTAGCTTATGCCCAACTTAACACCAGATTC
Encoded here:
- a CDS encoding OsmC family protein; protein product: MSDLTFKIEGAAQSPTKFIANARQFKLTLDEPPELGGEDAGANPVEYLLAGYAGCLNVVAHLTARELGIKLEKLKIEIQGNLNPARFLGESNEERTGFKNIDVQFSPVTDAAPELIEEWISAIKNRCPVNDNLANPTPLSFNIVQEGVLV
- a CDS encoding beta-N-acetylhexosaminidase, with translation MNKELRLLIIAVVTGFIAACTTHKCPEQPIEIIPYPNKLITGDGCVDLSRGFSVIGETAHSEYLAAELGKQGISPGKGGKIIFSSAEQPNNLGDEGYRLVAKKKTITISANGDNGYFYGIQTLLQMVKGTSVAAAEIEDIPAFGWRAYMLDEARYFHGQAFVKQILDEMARLKMNTLHWHLTDDAGWRIEIKKYPKLTEIGSVRKDTETGTWGSGETAGEAHSGFYTQEQIKDIVAYAAERHITVVPEFEMPGHASSAIAAYSWLGTAGKKIDVPVTFGRHYDNYDVTKPEVIEFIKDVLTELFALFPSEVIHIGGDEVGYKVWEESKHVQKYMKENGINTPADLQIAFTNKISKFIESKGRRMMGWNEIMGKNIHKDFAEKKQDKEAETELAKNVVVHFWKGDIELITEAAQKGYSIVNSLHSNTYLDYSYKNIDLKKAYGFNPIPDNLDEKYHKNIFGLGCQMWSEWTPTNKDVEYQTFPRIAAYAETGWTSKDNKDYNRFRKSMDNITRIWDKLNINYGPLDIKE
- a CDS encoding serine hydrolase domain-containing protein → MKKVKIIGCALLIAVTLHAQQAMENIGKKVDDYLSGAELYGFSGAIIVAKDGQILLNKGYGYAHRTTKTVNTPSSVFSTGSVTKQFTAAAVMKLEMMGKLNTEDKLPKYFDNVPDDKKNITIHHLLTHTAGLPPAVGNDFDPITKGEFIEKVMAAETRFPPGDDFAYSNVGYSLLALIIEKQSKLRYEAFLRKYLFGPAGMQHTGYGLPNWDDTAFAHIYNGDNDNGSTRRFTKPTWHLMGNGGILSTTGDMYKWVEALKNNTVLNEEATRKMFVPFKNNYAYGWDAIDGGNLRQHDGGSTLGNSAELRWFVEEDLLTMLFTNATINGNLGFSVVRDDIEALTFGIEIPLPPKIHPVARDLEPYIGTYQFPSGQTFSISGDAHSIYLEVDNQELYDLLLDPDNYKPGGVNIVPNKKIEKAFERALSDGDFQGFEFIGASATLQKEISTEIEMEGMTKPNYKLIKTVPSQHGDNRYITQVALSDDKNFEGESMILSIVTENFKFAGLGIDFGSVSPLKLQLYPIAENKFQAYSLQSKMGARIEIVGKSDNNYDFTVGNTTVSYIKKKRDKINSSSVTPPTEIIHSEFQK
- a CDS encoding sensor histidine kinase, whose protein sequence is MYKKVLIISGHILFWILGLYVISKVFGVASVEVYAERADGAEEVVVTYKHNFIRATIVTVVLSAVVFYSNIFVFLKTYFINKKLVPYIIKIWGLTLLLVLSDILLNKYLNYPQIKNGTLYFPSMGVHMGLFVFYIALSFAYAFTIEWYKSEKLKNEIAKENISSELSFLKSQINPHFLFNTLNNLYSIAQKHQISELSAGIQELSNLMRYMLYESNAEFVLLQNEVDYIESFIAIQQLRLDEEDELMVNFEKKGEFGACSIAPMILLPFVENAFKHGFSLNESSVIHITLKVLHDGIYFKIRNKAFKQHSISDKNAGIGLENVTRRLHLIYPGKHHLKIYETDGYFTAELRITTNG
- a CDS encoding LytR/AlgR family response regulator transcription factor gives rise to the protein MAKIKTVIIDDEPKAIEVLKRYCDDMEIIEVEATFRDPVKAIEFIQHSPVNLILLDINMPKLSGLEFLDILNAKPKIIFTTAYPQFALNSYDYDAVDYLLKPIDFQRFLKAVIKAQKIIDAENELKKKTPTEAQNNKTIYIKSGPQLYKINVEDILYLEKDGNYLLFHTVDKKILSRQNMKDIFEILDPKDFIRVHKSYVVAIRHINVIEAHQLRMGNVKIPVGRNFREGLLEITGRGNK